The following proteins are co-located in the Planococcus plakortidis genome:
- a CDS encoding nucleotide excision repair endonuclease gives MINIQAPKADITITQRKQEIKGDEAVIKPLYGFIDLHEIPRDKGGIIQFFNHSGELLFVGKARKLRQRVKKHFEDNVSPLKNHRDEVHRIAVSIVEDPMEREIYETYLINTGKAKYNVDKVFFRD, from the coding sequence ATGATTAATATTCAAGCACCGAAAGCTGACATCACCATCACTCAGCGCAAACAAGAAATCAAAGGCGATGAAGCAGTCATCAAACCGCTATACGGGTTTATCGATTTGCATGAAATCCCGCGCGACAAAGGCGGCATCATCCAGTTCTTCAACCACAGCGGCGAGCTATTGTTTGTCGGCAAGGCCCGCAAACTGCGTCAGCGTGTGAAAAAGCATTTCGAAGACAATGTCTCGCCATTGAAAAACCATCGCGATGAAGTCCATCGCATTGCGGTTTCCATCGTGGAAGACCCGATGGAACGCGAAATTTATGAGACTTACCTGATCAATACAGGAAAAGCGAAATATAACGTGGATAAAGTATTTTTCCGCGACTGA
- a CDS encoding SDR family oxidoreductase: MNVLVIGANGQVGRNIVEELTEKGHDAVAMIRKEEQRAEMEKRGAKKIVLGDLEKDFSHAFDDVDAVIFAAGSGPKTGADKTLTIDLWGSVKAADYAKQKGVKRFVQLGSVGSDDPDAGGEEMKPYLVAKRTADDLLKQSGLDYTIVRPGPLSNEDKTGHIEASSEGFTSFEDRSIPRADVARTLAEVVDRKNTYGKVFEILQGEAEIAQELDRL, translated from the coding sequence ATGAACGTATTGGTTATCGGAGCAAACGGCCAAGTGGGCCGCAATATTGTAGAAGAACTTACAGAAAAAGGCCATGATGCGGTAGCGATGATCCGCAAGGAAGAGCAACGCGCGGAAATGGAAAAACGCGGGGCGAAGAAAATCGTCCTTGGCGATTTGGAAAAAGACTTCAGCCATGCATTCGACGATGTGGACGCAGTTATTTTCGCGGCAGGCTCTGGCCCGAAAACAGGCGCGGACAAGACTTTGACCATCGATCTATGGGGCTCTGTCAAGGCAGCGGATTACGCGAAGCAAAAAGGCGTCAAACGGTTCGTCCAGCTCGGCTCGGTCGGATCGGATGACCCGGATGCCGGCGGCGAGGAAATGAAGCCCTACTTGGTGGCGAAGCGCACAGCGGACGACCTTCTTAAACAGAGCGGCCTCGATTATACGATTGTCCGCCCCGGCCCCTTATCGAATGAAGACAAAACTGGCCATATCGAAGCTTCTTCAGAAGGCTTCACTTCCTTTGAAGACCGTTCGATTCCGCGTGCAGACGTAGCTCGCACGCTTGCTGAAGTGGTCGACCGTAAAAACACCTACGGAAAAGTCTTCGAGATCCTGCAGGGTGAAGCTGAAATCGCACAGGAACTCGACCGCCTGTAA
- a CDS encoding DUF6509 family protein, whose amino-acid sequence MMEIINYEVEKLQDPTGILAGERYEYIMAVKVDEEDELYRPGGLDLRVILAVEDGNVRIADYHFIESNSEKPLDFALDEEEEQEVLAFCKERLAE is encoded by the coding sequence ATGATGGAAATCATTAATTACGAAGTGGAAAAATTGCAAGACCCGACTGGCATCCTGGCAGGCGAACGCTATGAGTATATAATGGCGGTTAAAGTGGACGAAGAAGACGAACTGTACCGACCGGGCGGACTCGACCTGCGCGTGATCCTGGCGGTGGAAGACGGCAATGTGCGCATCGCCGATTATCATTTTATCGAAAGCAACAGCGAGAAGCCGCTCGATTTTGCATTGGATGAAGAAGAAGAACAAGAGGTTTTGGCGTTTTGCAAAGAGCGCCTAGCTGAATAG
- a CDS encoding SurA N-terminal domain-containing protein: MIKKMTFIFAPFALALVLGACSDNEEPTANEEATSPETEQAEGTEEAAPAESALELPEEDAVVAVVNGEEIQGKVYNSVARQFESTLASQGQDPSTEENLQLIQDEAMSVVIGNAVLLQDAKEKGHEADDAVVEERMEELKANFEDEDAMNEALAETGFTMEEMEEQLREQLVYESYMEEEIDSPEVTDEEVQAAYDQFAESSEEEAPAFEEMEPTIRQSLQEQKDQEATFARVEELREAAEIEVKL; the protein is encoded by the coding sequence ATGATTAAAAAAATGACATTCATTTTTGCCCCATTCGCCCTCGCCTTAGTGCTCGGCGCGTGTTCTGATAATGAAGAACCCACCGCAAACGAAGAAGCAACGTCTCCAGAGACTGAGCAAGCCGAAGGAACTGAAGAAGCAGCACCTGCAGAATCGGCGCTCGAACTTCCTGAAGAAGACGCGGTCGTAGCAGTCGTCAACGGTGAAGAAATCCAAGGCAAAGTATATAACAGCGTCGCCCGCCAATTCGAATCGACACTCGCTTCACAAGGACAGGACCCTTCGACTGAAGAGAACCTTCAATTGATCCAAGATGAAGCGATGTCCGTCGTCATCGGCAACGCCGTTCTCTTGCAGGATGCCAAGGAAAAAGGCCACGAAGCGGATGACGCCGTCGTTGAAGAACGCATGGAAGAATTGAAAGCCAACTTCGAGGACGAAGACGCCATGAACGAGGCCCTTGCTGAAACAGGCTTCACCATGGAAGAAATGGAAGAGCAATTGCGCGAACAGCTCGTCTACGAAAGCTATATGGAAGAAGAAATCGATTCACCTGAAGTGACGGATGAAGAAGTCCAGGCAGCTTATGACCAATTCGCCGAAAGCTCGGAAGAAGAAGCCCCGGCTTTTGAAGAAATGGAACCGACCATCCGCCAGTCACTGCAAGAGCAAAAAGACCAGGAAGCTACTTTCGCGCGCGTCGAGGAATTGCGTGAAGCAGCTGAAATCGAAGTAAAACTTTAA
- the hisC gene encoding histidinol-phosphate transaminase, which yields MANLENIKARKTLDQIQPYSPGKPIWEVQEELGLERVIKLASNENPLGPSKKAVAAIEQGVLGLNRYPDADASDLKMAIAKEHGVEKNQVIPTNGADELITLISEAFLEQGDEIVVPDPSFSEYDFGAHIMGAKVVKVPFAQDFAFDVDAMIAAVTDKTKIIYICSPNNPTGTYMKKQDVQKLLDAVGDTLVVFDAAYSHYADAEDYTDGSEFIRQGYPLLTLKTFSKIYGIAGVRVGFGIAADSIITSILKVKEPFNVNTLAQLAATAAVTDHEHVTQSRKANSEGREYLYRAFEELGLPYTKSMANFVLVKLGENGETLYQDLMKKGVIVRYGKGWGLPEYVRVSVGTEEENEFFVQALRELIQK from the coding sequence ATGGCGAATTTGGAGAATATCAAAGCACGCAAGACCTTGGATCAAATCCAGCCTTACTCACCAGGCAAGCCGATTTGGGAAGTACAGGAAGAACTGGGCCTGGAGCGCGTCATTAAACTGGCGTCCAATGAAAATCCGCTCGGCCCGTCGAAGAAGGCTGTTGCGGCCATCGAACAAGGCGTACTCGGCTTGAACCGTTACCCGGACGCTGATGCAAGTGACTTGAAGATGGCGATTGCCAAAGAGCATGGCGTCGAAAAAAACCAAGTCATCCCGACGAACGGCGCGGACGAATTGATCACGCTCATTTCGGAAGCATTCCTGGAACAGGGCGATGAAATTGTCGTGCCGGACCCATCATTCAGCGAATACGATTTCGGCGCGCACATCATGGGCGCAAAAGTCGTGAAAGTGCCGTTTGCACAGGACTTCGCCTTCGACGTTGACGCCATGATCGCGGCAGTGACCGATAAGACGAAAATCATCTACATCTGCTCCCCGAACAACCCGACTGGCACCTATATGAAAAAACAGGATGTCCAAAAATTATTGGACGCTGTCGGAGATACGTTGGTGGTCTTTGATGCTGCGTATAGCCATTATGCGGATGCGGAAGATTACACGGATGGTAGCGAGTTCATCCGCCAGGGCTACCCGTTGTTGACCTTGAAGACTTTCTCGAAAATCTACGGCATCGCCGGGGTACGCGTCGGTTTCGGCATTGCGGCGGATTCGATCATTACATCGATCCTGAAAGTGAAAGAGCCGTTCAACGTCAATACGCTCGCGCAGCTCGCAGCGACAGCGGCTGTGACAGATCATGAACACGTAACGCAGTCGCGCAAAGCGAATAGCGAAGGGCGCGAGTACCTCTATAGAGCTTTCGAGGAACTGGGCCTTCCGTATACGAAAAGCATGGCCAACTTCGTCTTGGTCAAACTGGGCGAGAACGGCGAGACGCTTTATCAGGACCTGATGAAAAAAGGCGTCATCGTCCGGTATGGCAAAGGCTGGGGCCTTCCCGAATACGTGAGGGTCTCCGTCGGCACTGAGGAAGAAAACGAATTCTTCGTCCAGGCCTTGCGTGAATTGATCCAAAAATAA
- a CDS encoding NAD(P)/FAD-dependent oxidoreductase has product MLYECAIIGGGPAGLNAALVLGRSRRNAVLFDDDNGRNLVTREAHGFITRDGICPEEFKQLGHEEIRKYGSIKTENERVINIDRISETHYELTTESGKVFHSIKIIIAAGLKEELPNVPDIEKFYGTSLFSCPYCDGWEMRDQPLAVIADKKVFTLAKEVYTWSRDLAVFTNGEGRLEEEQKQKLLAKGIKVYEDVISGLEGEDGKLKSVRLEDGTLIDRSAGFVTPLWSHATNFAKELGCKQTEHGGILTDDYGRTNVWNVYAAGDASLIVPSQLVIAAGEGSAAAIGVCGDLINEYFDEM; this is encoded by the coding sequence ATGCTATACGAGTGTGCCATAATCGGCGGGGGCCCTGCAGGCTTGAATGCCGCACTGGTCCTTGGCCGGTCCAGAAGGAATGCCGTATTGTTCGATGATGACAACGGCCGCAATCTGGTGACCCGTGAAGCCCATGGGTTCATTACAAGGGACGGCATTTGCCCGGAAGAATTCAAACAGCTCGGGCATGAGGAAATCCGCAAATACGGAAGCATCAAGACAGAAAACGAGCGCGTTATCAACATCGACAGGATTTCTGAAACGCATTATGAATTGACGACCGAAAGCGGAAAGGTTTTCCATAGCATCAAGATCATCATCGCGGCCGGATTAAAAGAAGAGCTGCCGAATGTGCCGGATATCGAAAAATTTTACGGGACGTCGCTGTTCAGTTGCCCGTATTGCGATGGTTGGGAAATGCGCGATCAGCCGCTCGCGGTCATCGCCGATAAAAAAGTATTCACGCTAGCGAAGGAAGTGTATACGTGGAGCCGGGACTTGGCGGTCTTCACGAACGGGGAAGGACGCCTGGAAGAAGAGCAAAAGCAGAAGCTGCTCGCCAAAGGCATCAAAGTTTATGAAGATGTAATTTCCGGTTTGGAAGGCGAAGACGGGAAGCTGAAAAGCGTAAGGCTGGAAGATGGGACCTTGATCGACCGCAGTGCCGGGTTCGTTACGCCTTTGTGGAGCCATGCGACCAATTTCGCCAAGGAGCTCGGGTGCAAGCAAACCGAACATGGCGGAATCTTGACGGATGATTACGGGCGCACGAATGTGTGGAACGTCTACGCGGCAGGGGATGCTTCGCTGATTGTCCCATCACAGCTCGTCATTGCAGCGGGCGAAGGCAGTGCTGCAGCCATCGGGGTATGCGGGGACTTGATAAACGAATACTTCGACGAGATGTAG
- a CDS encoding nuclear transport factor 2 family protein, whose translation MMIEPIKLAERFTDYVNAQDVDGVLSVTDHNVELISPGKSAAGHETLAEWVKESGMQLETVNKYAKGNRVIFEQLAKKRGQSGESHIFNYFEMDDKKIHRIGRFDELDEAFGESGLSESDQVE comes from the coding sequence ATGATGATTGAACCGATCAAGCTCGCGGAACGCTTTACCGATTATGTCAATGCCCAGGATGTTGACGGGGTACTTTCCGTCACGGACCATAATGTCGAATTGATCAGTCCCGGAAAATCCGCTGCAGGCCATGAAACCCTTGCTGAATGGGTAAAGGAATCAGGCATGCAATTGGAGACAGTCAACAAATACGCCAAAGGCAATCGGGTCATTTTCGAACAGCTCGCCAAAAAACGGGGGCAGTCCGGGGAATCCCATATCTTCAATTATTTTGAGATGGACGACAAGAAAATCCACCGCATCGGGCGCTTTGATGAACTGGATGAAGCATTCGGGGAAAGTGGATTGAGCGAGAGCGATCAAGTGGAGTGA
- a CDS encoding phosphate ABC transporter ATP-binding protein, with protein sequence MSTQYKPAIHFQHVDYRIGDIEILKNITGSFPQGRITTLVGPSGAGKSTLLKLCNGLISPENGEIFVKGKAISEYDPVELRRMVGMALQSAPMISGTVYENLNLPLELQGQQLAKEEALELLEDVGLKGDLLDRKVKELSGGQRQKVSIARTLVNKPEILLMDEITSSLDRASKLEVEELISKINRKYNTTIIWITHNLQQALDIGDYTWVMMDGQVVETGESSLLEDPQNDRVNEFVKGVVS encoded by the coding sequence ATGAGCACCCAGTACAAACCGGCGATCCACTTTCAGCACGTGGACTACCGCATTGGAGACATCGAAATCTTAAAGAATATTACCGGTTCATTTCCACAAGGCCGCATCACGACTTTGGTAGGTCCTTCCGGCGCCGGGAAATCGACTTTGCTTAAACTTTGTAATGGCCTGATCTCCCCGGAAAACGGGGAGATTTTCGTAAAAGGCAAGGCGATCAGTGAATACGATCCGGTGGAATTGCGCCGGATGGTCGGGATGGCGTTGCAGAGCGCCCCGATGATCAGCGGCACTGTTTACGAAAACCTGAATCTGCCCTTGGAATTGCAAGGGCAGCAATTGGCGAAAGAAGAGGCGCTTGAACTGCTCGAAGATGTCGGCTTGAAAGGCGATTTGCTCGACCGCAAAGTGAAAGAGCTGTCAGGCGGGCAGCGACAGAAAGTCTCTATCGCGAGAACGCTCGTCAACAAGCCGGAGATTCTTTTGATGGACGAGATCACTTCTTCGCTCGACCGTGCTTCCAAGCTTGAGGTCGAAGAGTTGATCAGCAAGATCAACCGGAAATACAACACGACGATCATTTGGATCACCCATAATCTCCAGCAGGCGCTCGACATCGGTGATTACACCTGGGTCATGATGGACGGCCAAGTGGTGGAAACCGGCGAGAGTTCGCTGCTTGAAGATCCGCAGAATGACCGCGTCAATGAATTTGTGAAAGGGGTGGTGTCATGA
- a CDS encoding ABC transporter permease: MSYWALSLTLIFVLIPLLLSKILNLGLGRDMTVATIRSIIQLLAVGYVLKFVFDSESLVYIFLMVALMIVAATHNAQKKGAAIQGITWKIAVTLIFVEVLTQGILIGFNITPATAQYIIPISGMVIGNSMVLSILFLNRFTAEVEDHQDQTELILSLGGTPKQAIHRQLINSIKASMIPTIESQKTVGLVQLPGMMSGQIIAGADPIQAVQFQLLIMFLLLTTAAVTSVFLGYLSYPTLFNKRMQLLKG, translated from the coding sequence ATGAGTTATTGGGCTTTATCGCTGACACTCATTTTCGTCCTCATCCCGCTGTTATTGTCGAAAATATTGAATTTGGGGCTCGGCCGCGATATGACGGTTGCAACCATCCGGTCGATCATCCAGCTGCTCGCTGTCGGGTACGTCCTGAAATTCGTCTTCGACTCGGAAAGCTTGGTTTACATCTTCCTGATGGTTGCGCTGATGATCGTTGCGGCCACCCACAATGCGCAAAAAAAAGGCGCTGCCATCCAAGGTATCACCTGGAAGATTGCCGTCACGCTAATATTTGTGGAAGTGTTGACCCAAGGGATTTTGATCGGTTTCAATATCACGCCGGCCACGGCACAATACATCATCCCGATCAGCGGCATGGTCATCGGGAACTCGATGGTGCTGTCGATCCTGTTCCTGAACCGTTTCACGGCGGAAGTCGAAGACCACCAGGACCAGACGGAACTGATCTTGTCGCTTGGCGGGACGCCGAAGCAGGCCATTCATCGCCAGTTGATCAATTCGATCAAAGCGAGCATGATCCCGACCATCGAAAGCCAGAAGACGGTCGGGCTCGTCCAGCTGCCCGGCATGATGAGCGGGCAGATCATCGCCGGGGCAGACCCGATCCAGGCGGTGCAATTCCAATTGCTCATCATGTTCCTGTTATTGACGACAGCCGCTGTAACGAGCGTATTCCTCGGATACTTGTCTTATCCGACCTTGTTCAATAAACGCATGCAATTATTAAAAGGCTGA
- a CDS encoding saccharopine dehydrogenase family protein: MTTWLLYGATGYTGKLIVQEAAERGLRPVLAGRNKEKVQPLAEQLGLEFRIFELNNRTAAHLEGIDLVLHCAGPFEKTSKPMIHACLEAGAHYLDITGEIGVFEYTHSLHEEAEKKNIVLCSGVGFDVIPTDCTALKLKQALPDAIELALGFDSDSGISPGTMKTMVEGLGGGNMIRKDGQLAAVAIGKHQRMIDFGRGPKSAMAIPWGDVATAYYTTGIPNITAWIPTPKAAVKAARFMNVASPLLSSGKVKRPLMKWIERRVKGPDEEERAGSAAYIWGQAKNADGVVKTCRIDTANVYDLTVYGALEVTQRLLSGGYPGGSWTPAALFGPDLLESLPGSGRFEIDSFYPGTAN; this comes from the coding sequence ATGACTACATGGCTATTGTACGGAGCGACAGGCTATACAGGAAAATTGATCGTGCAAGAAGCAGCCGAACGCGGATTGCGGCCGGTGTTAGCTGGGCGCAACAAGGAAAAAGTGCAGCCGCTCGCCGAACAGCTCGGCTTGGAATTCCGCATTTTCGAATTGAATAATCGAACAGCTGCCCATTTGGAGGGGATCGATCTCGTCTTGCATTGTGCGGGGCCTTTCGAGAAGACCAGCAAGCCGATGATCCACGCCTGTCTGGAAGCCGGCGCCCATTATCTCGACATCACTGGGGAAATCGGCGTTTTCGAATATACCCATTCTTTACATGAAGAAGCGGAAAAGAAAAATATCGTCTTATGTTCCGGAGTGGGCTTTGACGTCATCCCGACTGACTGCACTGCTTTGAAGCTGAAACAAGCTTTGCCCGATGCCATCGAGCTCGCCCTTGGTTTCGATTCGGATTCCGGCATCTCGCCCGGCACGATGAAGACGATGGTCGAAGGGCTCGGCGGAGGCAATATGATCCGTAAAGACGGACAGCTGGCTGCTGTGGCGATCGGCAAGCATCAGCGGATGATCGATTTCGGGCGCGGCCCGAAATCCGCCATGGCGATTCCTTGGGGTGATGTGGCGACCGCTTATTACACGACCGGAATCCCCAATATCACGGCGTGGATCCCGACACCGAAAGCCGCTGTCAAGGCGGCACGGTTTATGAATGTGGCGAGCCCCTTGCTGTCTTCCGGAAAAGTGAAGCGGCCCTTGATGAAATGGATCGAGCGACGCGTCAAAGGCCCGGACGAGGAAGAACGCGCCGGAAGCGCTGCTTATATTTGGGGACAAGCCAAAAACGCGGACGGCGTCGTCAAGACGTGCCGGATCGATACCGCGAACGTCTATGACCTGACCGTCTACGGCGCCCTTGAAGTGACACAACGCTTATTGTCAGGCGGCTACCCAGGCGGCAGCTGGACCCCCGCCGCATTGTTCGGCCCGGATTTGCTCGAAAGCTTGCCTGGCTCAGGACGTTTTGAAATCGACAGCTTTTATCCAGGAACCGCCAACTAG
- a CDS encoding S8 family peptidase, with product MKNIHLIPYRVEQVTAAPPRIPEGVRMIQAPEAWESAEHGKGNVVAVLDTGCQTDHPDLEARIVGGRNFTHDDGGDPERFEDYNGHGTHVAGTIAASLRDEEGVVGVAPLADLLVVKVLDKEGSGSYEGIIAGIHYAIDWRGPEGEKTTVISMSLGGPEDHPELYEAVKRAVDAGIPVICAAGNEGDDAHDTDEFAYPGAYGEVIQIGAVDFDRRIAPFSNTNNEIDLVAPGINIYSTYLEGKYASLSGTSMATPHVSGALALIRNISEREFDRKLTEAELYAQLVRRTIPLGYPKTAEGNGLLALDILNKFEQLFKILSNSYANGLDR from the coding sequence ATGAAAAATATTCATTTGATTCCATATCGCGTCGAACAAGTGACGGCCGCACCGCCGCGCATCCCCGAAGGCGTTCGGATGATCCAGGCTCCTGAAGCGTGGGAAAGTGCCGAACACGGAAAAGGCAATGTCGTGGCTGTACTGGATACAGGCTGCCAGACCGACCACCCGGATCTGGAGGCGCGGATAGTCGGCGGCCGGAACTTTACCCATGATGACGGCGGCGACCCTGAACGATTCGAGGACTACAACGGACACGGCACCCATGTCGCCGGGACCATCGCAGCCTCGCTGAGAGATGAGGAAGGCGTAGTTGGCGTAGCGCCGCTTGCTGATCTGCTCGTCGTCAAAGTGCTCGACAAAGAAGGCAGCGGCAGTTATGAAGGCATCATTGCCGGCATCCATTACGCCATCGATTGGCGCGGCCCGGAAGGGGAAAAGACGACGGTCATTTCGATGTCGCTCGGCGGCCCTGAAGATCATCCTGAATTGTATGAAGCCGTGAAACGGGCCGTTGATGCCGGGATACCGGTCATCTGTGCAGCCGGCAATGAAGGAGACGACGCGCATGATACCGATGAATTCGCTTATCCGGGAGCTTACGGAGAAGTCATTCAAATCGGCGCTGTCGATTTCGACCGGCGCATCGCCCCGTTCAGCAATACCAATAACGAAATCGATCTTGTAGCGCCAGGCATCAATATTTACTCGACCTACTTGGAGGGGAAATATGCCAGCTTGTCCGGCACTTCGATGGCAACGCCGCATGTGTCAGGAGCCTTGGCATTGATCCGCAACATTTCCGAGCGTGAGTTCGACCGCAAGCTGACAGAAGCGGAGTTATATGCGCAGCTTGTCCGGCGCACAATTCCTCTCGGCTATCCGAAAACCGCCGAAGGCAACGGGTTGCTTGCGCTCGACATCCTGAATAAATTCGAGCAATTGTTCAAGATCCTCAGCAATTCCTATGCCAATGGATTGGACCGATAG
- the coaW gene encoding type II pantothenate kinase → MKVGIDAGGTLIKVAYTDGGPIHFAKYPIAEIGLVAEWINGLTASEICVTGGKSGVLASLLEKSVHEMVEFEATHLGVQVLLERMGLQEEAYLVTNVGTGTSIHCVQDNTQERLGGTGIGGGTLIGLSHLLTGITSFDEIIEHAKRGSRERIDLKVKHIYEGKEPPISGELTASNFGQDLFSISHELSKEELLATVIGLVGETVSTVSVQAARQCRSSTIVYIGSSFSDNALLREVVTSYTILRGSTPLFPDNGEYSGAVGALSVLK, encoded by the coding sequence ATGAAAGTCGGAATAGATGCGGGCGGGACGCTGATCAAAGTGGCCTATACCGATGGGGGCCCGATTCATTTCGCCAAATATCCGATTGCTGAAATCGGTTTGGTAGCGGAATGGATCAACGGGCTTACGGCTAGTGAAATATGCGTGACAGGAGGCAAATCAGGTGTTCTTGCATCTTTGCTGGAAAAGTCCGTCCATGAAATGGTGGAATTCGAAGCGACCCATTTGGGTGTCCAAGTGCTCCTCGAACGCATGGGGCTCCAGGAAGAAGCCTATTTGGTCACCAATGTCGGGACGGGCACGTCGATCCATTGCGTACAGGACAATACACAGGAACGACTCGGCGGCACGGGCATCGGCGGCGGCACGCTTATCGGCCTTAGCCACTTATTGACGGGCATCACCAGTTTTGATGAGATCATCGAACATGCCAAGCGCGGATCGCGTGAACGCATCGATTTGAAAGTGAAGCATATCTATGAAGGCAAGGAACCACCCATTTCGGGTGAATTGACTGCCAGTAATTTCGGCCAAGACCTGTTTTCCATTTCGCATGAGTTGTCGAAAGAGGAACTGCTTGCGACTGTCATCGGCTTGGTCGGTGAAACAGTCAGCACGGTCAGTGTGCAAGCAGCAAGGCAATGCCGCAGCTCGACAATCGTCTATATCGGCTCGTCTTTCAGCGACAACGCGCTTTTGAGAGAAGTTGTCACAAGCTATACCATCCTGCGCGGCTCGACGCCCCTGTTTCCGGATAACGGCGAATATTCCGGCGCAGTCGGTGCTTTATCCGTGTTGAAATAA
- a CDS encoding nitroreductase family protein: MNPIDQLIMERRSIKKFKPDAVDVEEIIELLNIAKWAPNHKVNEPWRFQLYAGAGKEKFVQAFLDSMKTPDGEIPQKALNKAQYFRDIPLHLVAIMPVDPRQRRFDEDYGALSSMLQNFQLAAWQRGIGMIWRSNDWIYNPVFRDAIGVEPGEKIVATMMMGYPAHVPEKQARTDIREKLEIIDQ, encoded by the coding sequence ATGAATCCGATTGACCAATTGATCATGGAAAGAAGATCGATCAAAAAATTCAAGCCAGACGCTGTCGATGTCGAAGAAATCATTGAATTATTGAACATCGCCAAATGGGCGCCCAACCATAAAGTGAATGAACCTTGGCGATTCCAGCTTTATGCAGGCGCCGGCAAGGAAAAGTTCGTCCAGGCATTCCTCGATTCGATGAAAACGCCGGACGGGGAGATCCCGCAAAAAGCGCTCAACAAAGCCCAATATTTCCGGGATATCCCGCTCCATCTCGTGGCGATCATGCCGGTGGATCCACGCCAGCGACGCTTTGACGAAGATTATGGGGCACTCAGTTCGATGCTGCAGAATTTCCAATTGGCTGCCTGGCAGCGCGGCATCGGCATGATCTGGCGCTCGAACGACTGGATTTATAATCCTGTCTTCCGTGATGCGATTGGTGTCGAACCGGGCGAGAAAATCGTCGCAACCATGATGATGGGCTACCCTGCCCACGTGCCGGAAAAACAAGCACGCACCGATATCCGTGAAAAACTCGAGATCATCGATCAATAA